A region of Nostoc sp. C052 DNA encodes the following proteins:
- a CDS encoding RNA-guided endonuclease TnpB family protein: MLKAVKVRLYPTIEQQESLARSFGCARWYWNYALNACIQHYGQTGKSLKMSEYKGLLPQLKVEYPWLKQDCYSSVLQCVAINLDKAYKNFFDGRAKFPKFKSKFDRQSIQYPQSVTVVGEKLKIPKIGEVKSVFHRKVSGIIKTVTISKTPSDKYFASILCEVEVELNQPSGDKILGIDLGLKDFAIVHDGQEFTKYSNPKHLKRHEKNLARKQKKFARKVKGSNSRNKHKKLVAKVHERVSNSRQDFLHKLSRKLVNESQIIVVENLHIKGMVRNRKLSKSISDVGWGMFVNFLDYKLKDSDGQLVGIDRFFPSSKTCSCCGHIVDELPLDIREWDCPKCKSHHDRDGNASQNIRTEGIRILSMDGGNPVLAESRQCKTNKLQSGKAIVDETGSPHLLRQEKCG; the protein is encoded by the coding sequence GTGTTGAAAGCAGTTAAGGTCAGGCTATACCCAACAATCGAGCAACAAGAAAGTCTAGCCAGATCGTTTGGTTGTGCAAGATGGTATTGGAACTATGCACTTAATGCTTGCATTCAACACTATGGGCAAACTGGGAAGTCGCTAAAAATGAGTGAATATAAGGGTTTACTACCTCAACTAAAAGTAGAGTACCCTTGGTTAAAACAAGATTGCTATTCGTCAGTTTTGCAGTGCGTAGCCATTAATCTAGACAAAGCTTACAAAAACTTTTTTGATGGACGGGCTAAGTTTCCCAAGTTTAAATCAAAATTTGATAGGCAGTCTATTCAGTATCCGCAAAGTGTCACTGTTGTAGGTGAGAAGTTAAAGATTCCTAAAATTGGTGAAGTGAAGTCAGTCTTTCACAGAAAAGTTTCGGGAATAATTAAAACTGTCACCATTAGTAAAACTCCTAGTGACAAGTACTTTGCCTCAATCTTGTGCGAGGTAGAGGTTGAATTGAATCAACCGAGTGGAGATAAAATACTCGGTATTGATCTTGGGCTAAAGGACTTTGCAATTGTCCATGATGGACAGGAGTTTACCAAGTATTCCAACCCAAAACACCTAAAACGCCACGAGAAAAATCTAGCTCGTAAGCAGAAAAAGTTTGCCCGAAAAGTTAAAGGAAGTAATTCTAGAAATAAACACAAAAAGCTAGTAGCTAAGGTTCATGAAAGAGTATCAAATTCCCGCCAGGATTTTCTGCATAAACTCAGCAGAAAATTGGTCAATGAAAGTCAAATTATTGTTGTGGAAAACCTTCACATCAAGGGAATGGTACGGAACCGTAAGCTATCGAAAAGTATATCTGATGTGGGCTGGGGGATGTTCGTCAATTTCCTTGATTACAAGTTAAAAGACTCTGACGGTCAGCTTGTTGGAATAGATAGATTTTTTCCCAGTTCAAAAACTTGCTCATGTTGTGGTCATATTGTTGATGAGTTGCCGCTAGATATCAGAGAGTGGGATTGCCCGAAGTGTAAATCTCATCACGATAGAGACGGGAACGCCAGTCAGAACATCAGAACAGAAGGTATTCGGATATTATCTATGGACGGAGGGAACCCCGTTCTTGCCGAGTCGAGGCAATGTAAGACCAATAAACTGCAAAGTGGAAAGGCTATTGTCGATGAAACCGGAAGCCCACACTTACTCCGTCAGGAGAAGTGTGGGTAG
- a CDS encoding DUF2786 domain-containing protein has translation MNKTNSQKTVEKIQKMLALSQSSSEAEALEAFKKAQDLMLRHNLSLTDLERASTQKPAKYVLYRSGKLRVWKNILAVAIAESNHCLCYLQRGTSISVFGVIGRRVNADAARIQFEYLVNTIENLAKEAQGDRRYKSSLKLGITATLHRRIAELIEQQKEEGICADENSPNSSALVVRSLYETLLQENLRFTEEMPKVKQKPKKPVVTSPEGFLHGIELGEDVSLGQQQDNSTTSPLS, from the coding sequence ATGAACAAAACAAATTCACAGAAAACTGTTGAAAAAATTCAAAAAATGTTAGCTCTTAGCCAATCTTCTAGCGAAGCTGAAGCATTGGAGGCTTTCAAAAAAGCCCAAGACCTAATGCTTCGCCATAATCTATCGCTAACAGATTTAGAGAGGGCAAGCACTCAAAAACCAGCGAAATACGTTCTCTACCGTAGCGGAAAGCTAAGAGTTTGGAAGAATATTTTAGCTGTGGCGATCGCCGAATCGAATCATTGCCTTTGCTATTTGCAACGGGGAACCTCTATTTCGGTATTTGGAGTCATTGGTAGACGAGTGAACGCCGATGCTGCCAGGATTCAGTTTGAGTACTTGGTGAATACCATTGAAAATTTAGCAAAAGAAGCTCAAGGCGATCGCAGATATAAGAGTTCCTTGAAGTTAGGTATAACTGCGACTCTGCATCGGAGGATTGCAGAACTTATCGAACAGCAGAAAGAGGAAGGCATCTGTGCTGATGAAAATTCCCCAAATTCCTCAGCGCTGGTTGTACGTTCGCTGTATGAGACGCTGCTCCAAGAGAACTTGCGATTTACAGAAGAAATGCCCAAAGTAAAGCAGAAGCCAAAGAAACCTGTGGTGACTTCACCCGAAGGCTTTCTTCACGGAATTGAATTAGGAGAAGATGTTTCTCTTGGACAACAACAAGATAATTCAACTACTAGTCCGCTATCGTAA
- a CDS encoding VVA0879 family protein, which produces MTTYTKEQWLAQGNKLFGNNFLDWRFKCPSCGYIASVRDYKDAGAPENSVAFSCVGRWMSNSKEAFVKDDRNLPCNYAGGGLFRLNPVEVEGSKYFEFAANDPLSN; this is translated from the coding sequence ATGACTACTTACACGAAAGAACAATGGTTGGCGCAGGGTAACAAGTTGTTTGGCAACAATTTTTTGGATTGGAGATTTAAATGCCCATCCTGTGGATATATTGCTTCTGTCCGCGACTACAAGGATGCTGGAGCGCCGGAGAATTCAGTTGCTTTTTCTTGTGTAGGTCGATGGATGTCAAATTCTAAAGAGGCTTTTGTCAAGGATGATCGTAACCTCCCTTGTAACTATGCTGGAGGAGGCTTATTCCGACTTAACCCAGTAGAAGTAGAGGGGAGCAAGTATTTTGAGTTTGCAGCCAACGATCCCTTAAGCAATTAA
- a CDS encoding sigma-70 family RNA polymerase sigma factor has product MPKTVDMVKDYLQEISSYPLLTATQEINLSRQVQQMIALLDQKKKLESRLQREATDAELSKATKKSPAEISSIIRDGQAAKEQMVVANLRLVVSIAKNYQNRKVEFLDLIQEGTLGLDRGVEKFDPDKGFKFSTYAHWWITQHITRGIAEKSRTIRLPIHLTEALNKIRKHERQLAQALRRNPTLAELSQSTGLPPEKIRKYLQCSQPLISLELKIGKNKDNDLSEVLPVPDENLPGHILERDMLLDEIENILKCLTPIQRDVIVWRYGLIDGNELTLLEIGKKLDLGKERIRQIQYQALAVLRNKKDYIRSCLD; this is encoded by the coding sequence ATGCCTAAAACTGTAGATATGGTTAAGGACTATTTACAAGAAATTTCTTCTTACCCTCTGTTAACTGCAACACAGGAGATAAATCTTTCGAGGCAAGTGCAGCAGATGATTGCCTTGTTAGACCAGAAAAAAAAGCTTGAATCAAGGTTGCAACGAGAAGCAACTGATGCTGAATTAAGTAAAGCTACGAAGAAATCTCCAGCAGAGATTTCTTCGATTATCCGAGATGGGCAAGCGGCTAAAGAACAAATGGTTGTGGCTAACTTACGGTTGGTAGTTTCCATTGCAAAAAATTACCAAAATCGGAAAGTAGAATTTTTGGATTTAATTCAAGAAGGCACATTAGGGTTGGATCGTGGAGTCGAGAAGTTTGACCCCGACAAGGGATTTAAGTTTTCTACTTACGCTCACTGGTGGATAACACAGCACATTACCAGAGGAATAGCGGAGAAATCGCGGACTATCCGTCTGCCAATTCATTTGACTGAAGCTTTGAACAAAATCAGAAAGCACGAACGACAATTGGCGCAAGCCTTGAGGCGTAATCCCACCTTGGCGGAACTTTCCCAAAGTACTGGTTTACCTCCTGAGAAAATTCGTAAATACTTGCAATGTTCTCAACCTCTTATTTCTCTCGAATTGAAAATTGGGAAAAACAAAGACAATGATTTATCAGAGGTTTTGCCAGTTCCCGACGAAAACTTGCCAGGACATATCTTAGAGCGAGATATGTTATTAGATGAGATAGAAAATATATTGAAGTGTCTAACTCCCATACAAAGAGATGTGATCGTTTGGCGGTATGGATTAATAGACGGCAACGAACTTACTCTACTTGAAATTGGAAAAAAACTTGATTTGGGTAAGGAGCGAATTCGCCAAATTCAATATCAAGCACTGGCTGTTTTACGAAATAAAAAAGATTACATTAGAAGTTGTTTGGATTAG